Proteins encoded by one window of Modestobacter marinus:
- a CDS encoding MFS transporter permease, whose product MKTSATTPPVRPETAPAFPGTPRWWFRPVPLARIAVFRVIAYLFIPVDVFLTTAWVRAHADVPTDWYAPLLIGRLLDLPTPTHTLVLVVQWALVIAAVAAATGRAPRLLGFAVFLLYSEWMVIAMSYGKVDHDRIAFLVALAVLPTIGRARLRDRRSSEAAGFAMAAVLVTVMLTYFLAAWAKIRFGGWDWATGATMTRAVVRRGTDLSMWTLDVAWLLPTVQWVMIALELAAPLILLVRTDRARIGLVLFLLGFHVMVYAGVGIIFLPHCIAILSILPWERLSVLQRRESRAGLPAVPGAPAPG is encoded by the coding sequence GTGAAGACCTCCGCCACCACCCCACCGGTGCGCCCCGAGACGGCCCCGGCCTTCCCCGGCACGCCCCGCTGGTGGTTCCGGCCGGTGCCGCTGGCCCGGATCGCGGTCTTCCGGGTGATCGCCTACCTGTTCATCCCGGTCGACGTCTTCCTCACGACGGCCTGGGTGCGGGCCCACGCCGACGTGCCCACCGACTGGTACGCGCCCCTGCTGATCGGCCGGCTGCTGGACCTCCCCACCCCCACGCACACCCTCGTGCTGGTCGTCCAGTGGGCGCTGGTGATCGCCGCGGTGGCCGCCGCCACCGGCCGGGCACCGCGACTGCTCGGCTTCGCCGTCTTCCTCCTCTACTCGGAGTGGATGGTCATCGCGATGAGCTACGGGAAGGTCGACCACGACCGGATCGCCTTCCTGGTCGCCCTGGCGGTGCTGCCGACCATCGGGCGGGCGCGGCTGCGGGACCGGCGGTCCTCCGAGGCCGCCGGGTTCGCGATGGCGGCCGTGCTGGTGACCGTGATGCTCACCTACTTCCTCGCTGCCTGGGCGAAGATCCGGTTCGGCGGCTGGGACTGGGCGACCGGTGCCACGATGACCCGCGCCGTGGTCCGCCGGGGCACCGACCTGTCGATGTGGACGCTGGACGTGGCCTGGCTGCTGCCCACCGTGCAGTGGGTGATGATCGCCCTGGAGCTGGCCGCCCCGCTAATCCTGCTGGTGCGCACCGACCGGGCCCGGATCGGGCTGGTGCTCTTCCTGCTCGGCTTCCACGTGATGGTCTACGCCGGCGTCGGGATCATCTTCCTGCCGCACTGCATCGCGATCCTGTCGATCCTGCCGTGGGAGCGGCTGTCGGTGCTCCAGCGCCGGGAGTCCCGGGCCGGGCTCCCGGCGGTGCCCGGGGCTCCTGCCCCGGGCTGA
- a CDS encoding FtsK/SpoIIIE domain-containing protein, which produces MTSAPVEHTTRCWTVQVPGGVLDVEVRAPEEAVLGDVLACLSERLRLPRAQVFSGSSALPAGTPLTSEVLRHGALLGWGRPGPREPADGGALELHVMAGADAGRTVALGQGELVVGRGAACGLRLEDPDVSRRHVVVSVAEGRVTVADLGSSNGTTLTDRSGATAPVGTAAQEWSVDATLRVGASALRLTGPRGAGLECAAAPAGRVHVRPLPWSPAAPGSTTVLRPAPPSGPSRRRLGWVAVALPAFGGVLMAWLLATPHFLFFALLSPVVAVASWSSDLLSGRRGHRREVAEHAVTLARAEAEVGQAVAAHRAAQEAEHPDLAVLAAAARRRSSPLWSRAGTATGPLGVRLGTGPGATTVTTAEPGGDRSAVLAEHLPVALPLPAGTGLGIVGPRPAVLGVARAVVCQLTVLHPPASLRIVLVSGADELADWRWCRWLPQLQGVVVPGRPVPDGLLAASSRAPTDGAAAEPRTVVVLDGPVDSATAALLAGAADQVVWLELGGSETALALPALARLQVAGETGTGGRLRLPGADQERPVELDAISPATADRIARDLARLAVPASTGELPAAARLLDLPATGLRLAERDEPVSGTWDRVRSRLLATVGVTGEGPVTIDLVADGPHALIAGTTGAGKSELLQTLVASLAQHHPPDRCSFLLIDYKGGAAFGEAAALPHTVGMLTDLDPQSTARALRSLSAELTRRERLLAEHGARDLAALPAPVAASRLVIVVDEFATLAEELPGFVSGLVGIAQRGRSLGVHLVLATQRPAGVVSPEIRANCSLRICLRTTDEVDARDVLGSALPAHLPPDRPGRAYLRTGNGPAVLLQVAQVSGRPAPAVAPLTVARCTWPPLPRPAQPGRPQPGRPGGEGPSDLQRLVGALAERTRAEGISPPHRPWLPPLPDELPAALLDRGAAEAPAVRLRIGLRDSPDAQLQTPLELDLAVGGGWLFVGGPRSGRTTALRTVLGEAVHHLPPGRLQVHVLDHGGGGLAGAARGLPHTGTAVGRDDAHRTVRLLARLTEEVDRRRGGGGGPGPFLLLLVDGYESVAAQLETADPATGAAGLLRLARDGAAVGLTVALTAERAVPGGRLAGAVRERLVLPLPDRADYAVAGVAARAVPGHRPPGRALVGEEAAECQLALPRTPLVPAVDPPGTVHGEPPVRVVELPEDPRLPLPAPAGAGAAGDGPWTWWLPVGPGGDGGGPVGVDLARTGGLLVVGPPGSGRSSALRALGAHGRSAGAAVLDLVASPAPAAAAEESSAADGAPAPHCAQLSTRDTTGVRSWLARHEGRRVLVLVDDLSSLADEVADVLTSSGATPGHLAVVGAGTATEVAGAFRGPAAALRRGRAALLLRPAPGDADLLGLRLPRTPLPARPGAGWLVTPQEVTRVQVARHRTGPADA; this is translated from the coding sequence ATGACGTCGGCGCCCGTCGAGCACACCACCCGCTGCTGGACGGTGCAGGTGCCCGGCGGCGTGCTGGACGTCGAGGTCCGGGCACCCGAGGAGGCGGTGCTCGGCGACGTCCTGGCGTGTCTGTCCGAGCGGCTCCGCCTCCCTCGGGCGCAGGTGTTCTCCGGGTCCAGCGCCCTGCCGGCCGGCACCCCGCTCACGTCGGAGGTCCTGCGCCACGGCGCGCTGCTCGGCTGGGGTCGCCCCGGCCCCCGCGAGCCGGCCGACGGAGGTGCGCTCGAGCTGCACGTGATGGCCGGGGCGGACGCCGGCCGGACCGTCGCGCTCGGCCAGGGCGAGCTCGTCGTCGGCCGCGGCGCAGCCTGCGGGCTGAGGCTCGAGGACCCGGACGTCTCGCGGCGTCACGTGGTCGTGTCCGTGGCCGAGGGCCGGGTCACGGTCGCCGACCTCGGTTCCTCCAACGGCACCACGCTGACCGACCGCTCCGGGGCGACCGCCCCCGTGGGCACCGCGGCCCAGGAGTGGTCGGTCGACGCGACGCTCCGGGTGGGCGCCAGCGCGCTCCGGCTGACCGGCCCCCGCGGCGCCGGCCTGGAGTGCGCCGCGGCGCCGGCGGGACGGGTGCACGTCCGCCCGCTCCCCTGGTCCCCCGCTGCTCCGGGGAGCACGACGGTGCTCCGGCCGGCGCCACCGTCCGGGCCGTCCCGGCGACGGCTCGGCTGGGTCGCCGTCGCGCTCCCCGCGTTCGGCGGGGTCCTGATGGCCTGGCTCCTCGCCACCCCGCACTTCCTCTTCTTCGCCCTGCTGAGCCCGGTCGTCGCCGTGGCCAGCTGGTCGTCGGACCTGCTGTCCGGCCGCCGCGGCCACCGCCGGGAGGTCGCCGAGCACGCCGTGACGCTCGCCCGGGCCGAGGCCGAGGTCGGCCAGGCGGTCGCCGCCCACCGCGCGGCGCAGGAGGCCGAGCACCCCGACCTGGCCGTGCTGGCCGCCGCGGCACGTCGGCGCAGCAGCCCGCTGTGGTCCCGGGCCGGCACGGCCACCGGGCCGCTCGGCGTGCGACTGGGCACCGGTCCCGGCGCCACCACGGTCACCACCGCCGAACCCGGCGGGGACCGTTCCGCCGTCCTGGCCGAGCACCTGCCCGTGGCGCTGCCGCTGCCCGCCGGCACCGGTCTGGGGATCGTGGGACCGCGGCCGGCCGTCCTGGGCGTGGCCCGCGCGGTGGTGTGCCAGCTGACCGTGCTGCACCCTCCGGCGAGCCTGCGGATCGTGCTGGTGAGCGGCGCGGACGAGCTCGCGGACTGGCGGTGGTGCCGCTGGCTGCCGCAGCTGCAGGGGGTCGTCGTCCCGGGCCGGCCGGTCCCCGACGGGCTGCTGGCCGCGTCGTCCCGCGCCCCGACCGACGGAGCCGCCGCCGAGCCGCGGACGGTGGTCGTGCTGGACGGCCCGGTCGACTCAGCGACCGCCGCCCTGCTCGCCGGGGCCGCCGACCAGGTCGTGTGGCTGGAGCTGGGCGGGTCCGAGACCGCCCTCGCGCTGCCGGCGCTGGCCCGCCTGCAGGTCGCCGGGGAGACCGGCACCGGAGGCCGGTTGCGGCTGCCCGGCGCCGACCAGGAGCGGCCCGTCGAACTGGACGCGATCAGTCCGGCGACGGCCGACCGGATCGCGCGGGACCTGGCCCGGCTCGCCGTCCCGGCGTCCACGGGCGAGCTGCCCGCGGCGGCCCGACTGCTCGACCTGCCGGCCACCGGGCTGCGCCTGGCGGAGCGCGACGAGCCGGTGTCCGGCACCTGGGACCGGGTGCGCAGCCGCCTGCTGGCCACGGTGGGCGTCACCGGCGAGGGGCCGGTGACGATCGACCTGGTCGCCGACGGCCCGCACGCGCTGATCGCCGGCACGACCGGCGCCGGCAAGTCCGAGCTCCTGCAGACCCTCGTGGCCAGCCTGGCCCAGCACCACCCACCGGACCGGTGCAGCTTCCTGCTCATCGACTACAAGGGCGGCGCGGCGTTCGGCGAGGCGGCGGCGCTCCCGCACACGGTGGGAATGCTCACCGACCTGGATCCGCAGTCCACGGCGCGGGCGTTGCGGTCCCTGTCGGCGGAGCTGACCCGCCGGGAACGGCTGCTCGCCGAGCACGGCGCGCGGGACCTCGCCGCGCTGCCGGCGCCGGTCGCCGCGAGCCGCCTGGTGATCGTCGTCGACGAGTTCGCCACCCTGGCCGAGGAGCTCCCGGGCTTCGTCAGCGGCCTGGTGGGCATCGCCCAGCGCGGCCGGTCCCTCGGCGTGCACCTGGTGCTGGCCACACAGCGCCCGGCCGGGGTGGTGAGCCCGGAGATCCGGGCGAACTGCTCGCTGCGAATCTGCCTGCGGACCACCGACGAGGTCGACGCCCGGGACGTGCTCGGCAGCGCCCTGCCCGCGCACCTGCCCCCCGACCGGCCGGGCCGGGCGTACCTGCGGACCGGCAACGGGCCGGCCGTGCTGCTGCAGGTGGCGCAGGTCTCCGGCCGGCCGGCACCGGCCGTGGCGCCGCTGACCGTCGCCCGGTGCACCTGGCCGCCCCTGCCACGTCCAGCACAGCCAGGTCGACCGCAGCCCGGGCGGCCCGGCGGCGAGGGCCCCAGCGACCTGCAGCGGCTGGTCGGCGCACTCGCGGAGCGGACGCGGGCGGAGGGGATCAGCCCGCCGCACCGCCCCTGGCTCCCCCCGCTGCCCGACGAGCTCCCCGCGGCCCTGCTCGACCGCGGGGCGGCGGAGGCGCCGGCGGTCCGGCTCAGGATCGGCCTCCGCGACTCCCCCGACGCACAACTGCAGACCCCGCTGGAGCTGGACCTGGCGGTCGGTGGTGGCTGGCTGTTCGTGGGCGGCCCCCGCAGTGGGCGGACGACCGCACTGCGCACCGTGCTGGGCGAGGCGGTCCACCACCTGCCGCCCGGCCGCCTGCAGGTGCACGTGCTCGACCACGGCGGCGGGGGCCTCGCGGGGGCAGCCCGCGGCCTGCCGCACACGGGCACGGCCGTCGGCCGGGACGACGCGCACCGCACGGTGCGACTGCTCGCCCGGTTGACCGAGGAGGTGGACCGGCGCCGCGGCGGTGGCGGGGGACCCGGCCCGTTCCTCCTGCTGCTGGTCGACGGCTATGAGAGCGTCGCCGCGCAGCTGGAGACGGCCGATCCCGCCACCGGCGCCGCGGGACTGCTGCGGCTCGCCCGGGACGGGGCCGCGGTCGGCCTGACCGTCGCGCTCACCGCCGAGCGCGCCGTCCCCGGTGGCCGGCTGGCCGGCGCCGTCCGGGAGCGCCTGGTGCTGCCGCTGCCCGACCGGGCCGACTACGCGGTGGCCGGGGTCGCCGCGCGGGCGGTGCCCGGTCACCGGCCGCCCGGTCGCGCCCTGGTCGGCGAGGAGGCCGCCGAGTGCCAGCTGGCACTCCCCCGCACTCCGCTCGTGCCGGCGGTCGACCCACCGGGGACGGTGCACGGCGAGCCGCCCGTCCGGGTGGTCGAGCTGCCCGAGGACCCACGTCTGCCGCTGCCCGCCCCCGCAGGCGCCGGAGCGGCCGGCGACGGACCGTGGACCTGGTGGTTGCCGGTCGGCCCCGGCGGCGACGGCGGCGGGCCGGTCGGCGTCGACCTCGCCCGCACCGGCGGCCTGCTGGTCGTCGGGCCACCGGGCAGCGGCCGGTCCAGCGCCCTCCGCGCCCTCGGCGCGCACGGCCGGTCGGCCGGGGCCGCCGTCCTGGACCTGGTCGCCTCGCCGGCACCCGCAGCGGCCGCCGAGGAGAGCTCAGCGGCCGACGGCGCACCGGCTCCCCACTGCGCCCAGCTGTCCACCAGGGACACCACCGGGGTACGGAGCTGGCTGGCCCGGCACGAGGGGCGCCGGGTCCTCGTCCTCGTCGACGACCTGAGCTCGCTCGCCGACGAGGTCGCCGACGTGCTGACCTCGTCGGGCGCCACGCCCGGCCACCTCGCGGTCGTCGGCGCCGGGACCGCCACGGAGGTCGCCGGGGCCTTCCGCGGTCCGGCGGCCGCGCTACGCCGTGGCCGCGCGGCCCTGCTGCTGCGGCCGGCACCCGGGGACGCCGATCTGCTCGGGCTCCGGTTGCCCCGGACCCCGCTGCCCGCGCGGCCGGGCGCGGGCTGGCTGGTCACCCCGCAGGAGGTCACGCGGGTTCAGGTCGCCCGGCACCGCACCGGGCCGGCCGATGCGTGA
- a CDS encoding RecB family exonuclease, producing the protein MSDQLEMPGMPKRLFSCTPSKLATFADCPRRYRFAYLARPSPPKGPPWAHNTVGSAVHAALRSWYELPVEKRTPAAARQLLYSGWSRAGFRDDEQAAQWRARAAAWITDYVAELDPADEPAGTERTVGATTEALALSGRVDRIDRRGDELVVVDYKTGRVPSTEDEARGSPALALYVLGVRRTLRRPCSRVELHHLPSGTVAAFEHTDRSLANHVRRAEDIAADIGTATEALDAGADVDEAFPPVPGQQCSWCDFRSSCPTGQAAAPARETWSFLPPEPVPADG; encoded by the coding sequence GTGAGCGACCAGCTGGAGATGCCCGGCATGCCCAAGCGGCTGTTCTCCTGCACGCCCAGCAAGCTGGCCACCTTCGCCGATTGCCCGCGCCGGTACCGGTTCGCCTACCTCGCCCGGCCCAGCCCGCCGAAGGGCCCGCCGTGGGCGCACAACACCGTGGGCTCGGCGGTGCACGCCGCACTGCGCTCCTGGTACGAGCTGCCGGTCGAGAAGCGCACCCCGGCCGCAGCCCGGCAACTGCTGTACAGCGGCTGGTCCCGGGCCGGCTTCCGGGACGACGAGCAGGCCGCGCAGTGGCGGGCCCGGGCCGCGGCCTGGATCACCGACTACGTCGCCGAGCTCGACCCCGCCGACGAGCCGGCCGGCACCGAGCGCACGGTCGGCGCCACCACCGAGGCGCTGGCGCTGTCGGGCCGGGTCGACCGGATCGACCGGCGCGGCGACGAGCTCGTGGTCGTCGACTACAAGACCGGCCGGGTGCCCAGCACCGAGGACGAGGCCCGCGGGTCACCGGCCCTGGCGCTGTACGTGCTCGGCGTCCGGCGCACGCTGCGCCGTCCGTGCAGCCGGGTCGAGCTGCACCACCTCCCGTCGGGCACCGTCGCCGCCTTCGAGCACACCGACCGGTCGCTGGCCAACCACGTCCGCCGGGCCGAGGACATCGCCGCCGACATCGGCACCGCCACCGAGGCGCTGGACGCCGGTGCCGACGTCGACGAGGCCTTCCCGCCGGTGCCCGGCCAGCAGTGCAGCTGGTGCGACTTCCGATCCAGCTGCCCGACCGGTCAGGCGGCCGCCCCGGCCCGGGAGACGTGGAGCTTCCTGCCTCCCGAGCCGGTGCCGGCGGACGGGTGA
- a CDS encoding VOC family protein, which yields MPTAALHHMIVPVTDRDAAVAWFVDLLELREPWPDGFFCSVQLDDSIVLNFAAAPAVEPLHLAFLIGEEHFDRIRARFDADGTPYTADPPGRRPGEVGEVNPDGSGRRLYFRGPDGHLLEVLTARYTDVPAGSAAG from the coding sequence GTGCCCACTGCTGCCCTGCACCACATGATCGTCCCGGTCACCGACCGGGACGCCGCCGTCGCCTGGTTCGTCGACCTGCTCGAACTGCGTGAACCGTGGCCGGACGGCTTCTTCTGCTCCGTCCAGCTCGACGACTCGATCGTGCTCAACTTCGCCGCCGCCCCGGCCGTGGAGCCGCTGCACCTGGCCTTCCTGATCGGCGAGGAGCACTTCGACCGGATCCGGGCCCGATTCGACGCCGACGGGACGCCCTACACCGCCGACCCACCCGGGCGCCGTCCCGGAGAGGTGGGCGAGGTCAACCCCGACGGCAGCGGACGACGGCTGTACTTCCGCGGCCCCGACGGCCACCTGCTGGAGGTGCTGACCGCCCGCTACACCGACGTGCCGGCCGGCTCCGCAGCGGGCTGA
- a CDS encoding DUF6912 family protein yields the protein MRVYLPATTTVLQRLLDEGRLEGPHTVFTVTPQLRDFYELSDDEEELEYAALLAAARASLRLMDVDPSAARRRVVLAADVPETSVTPIQDEGADAGAARTTAGLALSDIASAHIDGAEAEADVRAATAVVLEADLGSEEAQFVVDQAEGHELAWYATQEIGPALELL from the coding sequence GTGCGCGTGTACCTGCCGGCCACGACGACCGTGCTGCAGCGGTTGCTCGACGAGGGCCGACTGGAGGGACCGCACACGGTCTTCACGGTCACCCCGCAGCTGCGGGACTTCTACGAGCTCAGCGACGACGAGGAGGAGCTGGAGTACGCGGCCCTGCTCGCCGCGGCGCGGGCGAGCCTGCGGCTGATGGACGTCGACCCGTCGGCCGCCCGCCGCCGGGTGGTGCTCGCCGCGGACGTCCCGGAGACCTCGGTGACCCCCATCCAGGACGAGGGGGCCGACGCGGGTGCCGCGCGGACCACGGCCGGCCTGGCCCTCTCCGACATCGCCAGCGCCCACATCGACGGAGCCGAGGCGGAGGCGGACGTCCGCGCCGCGACCGCCGTCGTGCTGGAGGCCGACCTGGGGAGCGAGGAGGCCCAGTTCGTCGTCGACCAGGCGGAGGGCCACGAGCTGGCCTGGTACGCGACCCAGGAGATCGGCCCGGCGCTCGAGCTGCTCTGA
- a CDS encoding NUDIX domain-containing protein, which yields MDDLRPEVACVGAVVHDERGRLLLIRRGHDPSAGLWSVPGGRVERGESEADAVVRETAEETGLAVHPVRVLGRVRIDGDGVVFTVTDWLCTVAGSGRQPVAGDDADDATFVDAAGLAALELAPGVLTALSGWGVLPS from the coding sequence GTGGACGATCTGCGGCCGGAGGTGGCCTGCGTCGGCGCCGTGGTGCACGACGAGCGTGGCCGCTTGCTGCTGATCCGCCGGGGCCACGACCCCAGCGCGGGCCTGTGGTCGGTGCCGGGCGGGCGGGTGGAGCGCGGGGAGTCCGAGGCCGACGCCGTCGTGCGGGAGACCGCCGAGGAGACCGGGCTGGCCGTGCACCCGGTGCGGGTGCTGGGCCGCGTCCGGATCGACGGGGACGGCGTCGTCTTCACCGTCACCGACTGGCTGTGCACCGTGGCCGGATCCGGACGGCAGCCGGTGGCCGGCGACGACGCCGACGACGCCACCTTCGTGGACGCCGCCGGGCTGGCCGCGCTGGAGCTGGCCCCCGGTGTGCTCACCGCGCTGTCCGGCTGGGGCGTGCTCCCCTCCTGA
- a CDS encoding MaoC family dehydratase translates to MQFGRYYEEFEVGATYKHWPGKTVTEYDDHLFCLLTMNHHPLHLDAHYAAETTDFGENVVVGNYVYSLLLGMSVPDVSGKAIANLEVESLKHVAPTFHGDTVYGETTVLDKTESRSKDDRGVVHVETIGYKQDGTVVCVFRRKVMVPKRSYGETRGGEQPGRPEPVRR, encoded by the coding sequence ATGCAGTTCGGCCGGTACTACGAGGAGTTCGAGGTCGGCGCCACCTACAAGCACTGGCCCGGCAAGACGGTCACCGAGTACGACGACCACCTGTTCTGCCTGCTCACCATGAACCACCACCCGCTGCACCTGGACGCCCACTACGCCGCGGAGACCACCGACTTCGGCGAGAACGTCGTCGTCGGCAACTACGTCTACTCCCTGCTGCTCGGCATGAGCGTCCCGGACGTCTCCGGCAAGGCGATCGCCAACCTGGAGGTCGAGTCGCTCAAGCACGTCGCACCGACGTTCCACGGCGACACGGTCTACGGCGAGACCACCGTGCTGGACAAGACCGAGTCCCGCTCCAAGGACGACCGGGGCGTCGTCCACGTCGAGACCATCGGCTACAAGCAGGACGGCACCGTGGTCTGCGTCTTCCGCCGCAAGGTGATGGTCCCCAAGCGGTCCTACGGCGAGACCCGGGGCGGGGAGCAGCCCGGGCGTCCCGAACCCGTCCGGCGCTGA
- a CDS encoding PHP domain-containing protein, translating to MRIDLHTHSSVSDGTDSPAALVATAAAAGLDVVALTDHDTTAGWSLAEAARPSGVTLVPGMELSCRYFPAGEPPISVHLLAYLFDPLHPAFAAERVRLREERLSRGERIVTALAADGYPVAWAEIVARSEGGVVGRPHVARALVEAGVVDSVDHAFATLLHHGSPYYAAKADTDVLDGIRFVRAAGGVPVFAHGLATSRGRVVGDDAIAEMAAAGLLGLEVEHPDHTPDQRAYLRALAAGLGLIQTGSSDYHGTNKRTPIGACTTDPEQYEALLAAGTGSTVLTG from the coding sequence GTGCGCATCGACCTGCACACCCACTCCTCGGTCTCCGACGGCACCGACAGCCCCGCCGCGCTGGTCGCCACCGCGGCCGCGGCCGGGCTGGACGTCGTCGCCCTCACCGACCACGACACGACGGCCGGTTGGTCCCTGGCGGAGGCGGCGCGGCCGTCCGGGGTGACCCTGGTCCCGGGGATGGAGCTGTCCTGCCGGTACTTCCCCGCCGGTGAGCCGCCGATCAGCGTGCACCTGCTGGCCTACCTGTTCGACCCGCTGCACCCGGCCTTCGCCGCCGAGCGGGTCCGGCTGCGCGAGGAGCGGCTGAGCCGGGGGGAGCGGATCGTCACCGCGCTCGCCGCCGACGGCTACCCGGTCGCCTGGGCCGAGATCGTGGCGCGCAGCGAGGGCGGGGTGGTCGGGCGGCCGCACGTGGCCCGGGCGCTGGTCGAGGCGGGCGTCGTCGACTCGGTCGACCACGCGTTCGCCACGCTGCTGCACCACGGCAGTCCCTACTACGCGGCGAAGGCCGACACCGACGTGCTCGACGGCATCCGGTTCGTCCGCGCCGCCGGCGGGGTGCCGGTGTTCGCCCACGGTCTGGCGACCTCGCGGGGCCGGGTCGTCGGGGACGACGCGATCGCCGAGATGGCCGCCGCCGGGCTGCTCGGCCTGGAGGTCGAGCACCCCGACCACACCCCTGACCAGCGGGCGTACCTGCGTGCCCTGGCCGCCGGGCTGGGGCTGATCCAGACCGGATCGAGCGACTACCACGGCACCAACAAGCGCACCCCGATCGGCGCCTGCACCACCGACCCGGAGCAGTACGAGGCGCTGCTGGCCGCCGGGACCGGCAGCACGGTGCTCACCGGCTGA
- a CDS encoding DUF6758 family protein, translating to MSVSPVCPRCGEALTVRPGVTGEGWCHVHAAVTPLHHTAVVAHDAISAVCADARVPAWVPDPMPRGWAVTGLAWGGEPGARAIVVACAGPAPLGGSAELVLVAEEPGTGLGCGYAGLPGVDPGDLVGGPSTVAVEAAGQRVPLWLVPVGEDRAAYVGEAHGVWLWLVTWPASAAWLLAEDLALLDLRDRVYPDLPLGPMTDRLLPGR from the coding sequence ATGAGTGTCTCCCCCGTGTGCCCGCGCTGCGGCGAGGCGCTGACCGTCCGCCCCGGCGTGACCGGCGAGGGCTGGTGTCACGTGCACGCCGCGGTCACCCCGCTGCACCACACCGCCGTGGTCGCCCACGACGCGATCAGCGCCGTGTGCGCCGATGCCCGGGTCCCCGCCTGGGTGCCCGACCCGATGCCCCGCGGCTGGGCGGTCACCGGGCTGGCCTGGGGCGGTGAGCCCGGAGCCCGGGCGATCGTCGTCGCCTGCGCCGGCCCGGCCCCGCTCGGTGGCTCGGCCGAGCTGGTGCTCGTGGCCGAGGAGCCCGGCACCGGCCTGGGCTGCGGCTACGCGGGGCTGCCCGGCGTCGACCCGGGAGACCTGGTCGGCGGCCCCTCCACCGTCGCGGTCGAGGCCGCCGGGCAGCGGGTGCCGCTGTGGCTGGTGCCGGTGGGCGAGGACCGGGCCGCCTACGTGGGGGAGGCCCACGGGGTCTGGCTGTGGCTGGTCACCTGGCCGGCGTCGGCGGCCTGGCTGCTGGCCGAGGACCTCGCCCTGCTCGACCTGCGCGACCGGGTCTACCCCGACCTCCCGCTCGGCCCGATGACCGACCGGCTGCTGCCCGGCCGGTGA
- a CDS encoding WXG100 family type VII secretion target: protein MKVDIATLGTMAGRCQAEAADTSARHATLSAGINSSVLEGWTDSQAAVQFSELYEKWRLSSQGVSEALTGMGQLLTSVASAYQQHEAEMAARIGAMI, encoded by the coding sequence ATGAAGGTCGACATCGCGACGCTGGGCACGATGGCCGGACGGTGCCAGGCGGAGGCCGCCGACACGTCGGCCCGGCACGCCACGCTGTCCGCCGGGATCAACAGCTCGGTGCTGGAGGGCTGGACCGACAGCCAGGCCGCGGTGCAGTTCAGCGAGCTCTACGAGAAGTGGCGGCTGTCCAGCCAGGGGGTGAGCGAGGCGCTCACCGGCATGGGCCAGCTGCTCACCAGCGTGGCCTCGGCCTACCAGCAGCACGAGGCCGAGATGGCCGCCCGGATCGGCGCCATGATCTGA
- a CDS encoding PH domain-containing protein, with protein MSGPRTRRPRWGKDAEKYLLSDEPPVIATRRHWAVLARPAVRGVPAFAVGVWFLQLDPDNRFSTLLGLLVVLGALLYLGLHVGEWWVRHFLVTRRRVLMTSGVFIRTVAVMPLRRITDLTWKETGWGQVLGYGTFRFESAGQAQGLDEITFLPHANALYKRLSELMFGTDSSTNPVSSDEDAEGSMGADDRGDGDAPEQHMPPPVQSGRRYDTAPIPRTRPPS; from the coding sequence GTGTCCGGCCCTCGCACGAGGCGGCCCCGCTGGGGCAAGGACGCCGAGAAGTACCTGCTCTCCGACGAGCCGCCGGTCATCGCCACCCGCCGGCACTGGGCGGTGCTGGCGCGCCCGGCGGTCCGCGGCGTCCCGGCGTTCGCGGTCGGCGTGTGGTTCCTCCAGCTCGACCCGGACAACCGGTTCTCCACCCTCCTCGGTCTGCTCGTCGTGCTGGGCGCGCTGCTCTACCTCGGCCTGCACGTCGGGGAGTGGTGGGTCCGGCACTTCCTGGTCACCCGGCGCCGGGTGCTGATGACCTCGGGGGTCTTCATCCGGACCGTCGCGGTCATGCCCCTGCGCCGGATCACCGACCTGACCTGGAAGGAGACCGGCTGGGGGCAGGTGCTCGGCTACGGCACCTTCCGCTTCGAGTCCGCCGGTCAGGCGCAGGGCCTGGACGAGATCACCTTCCTGCCGCACGCCAACGCGCTGTACAAGCGGCTGTCGGAGCTGATGTTCGGCACCGACTCCTCCACCAACCCGGTGAGCTCCGACGAGGACGCCGAGGGGTCGATGGGCGCCGACGACCGGGGGGACGGCGACGCCCCCGAGCAGCACATGCCGCCGCCGGTGCAGTCGGGGCGCCGCTACGACACCGCCCCGATCCCGCGCACCCGCCCGCCGTCCTGA